The Juglans microcarpa x Juglans regia isolate MS1-56 chromosome 2S, Jm3101_v1.0, whole genome shotgun sequence genome has a window encoding:
- the LOC121252262 gene encoding 36.4 kDa proline-rich protein-like, with the protein MSCLLVILFLLGIAITTNLSEATRHETKLLSSAVVVGTVYCDTCFEQDFSQTSHFISGASVAVECKYGTSKPSFLKEVRTDEHGEFEVHLPFYVSKHVKRIEGCQVKLINSSEPYCSVASTATSSSLHLKSRKQGTHIFSAGLFTFKPLKQPILCDQKPSIQNPKQLFYRKVVSLSPTNYLGYPSPSSQDPIVPDLLPTHRNYLPPLPRLPELPHLPQLPPLPRLPELPPLPQLPPLLGLPFPPKPGKTIKSKSSEYLKKSQLQDQKVAQPDLFFPRLLPSNPFKPSLLIPKPFQPSPPPSIPFPPIPGFSTPSPPPQSQPFPFPPFSPVPTSPRIPGIPPASSSKPASP; encoded by the exons ATGTCTTGCCTTTTAGTCATACTCTTCCTCCTCGGTATCGCAATCACGACTAATCTTTCCGAGGCTACTAGGCATGAGACGAAGCTGCTTTCATCTGCAGTTGTTGTTGGGACTGTCTACTGTGACACATGCTTCGAACAGGATTTCTCTCAGACCAGCCATTTCATTTCAG GTGCATCTGTTGCTGTAGAATGCAAGTATGGGACCTCAAAACCGAGTTTCCTGAAGGAAGTGAGAACAGATGAGCATGGAGAATTCGAAGTTCATTTGCCTTTCTATGTAAGCAAACATGTCAAAAGAATTGAGGGATGTCAAGTCAAGTTGATCAACAGCAGCGAGCCTTACTGTTCTGTGGCCTCAACAGCAACTTCATCTTCACTCCATCTCAAGTCTAGAAAGCAAGGGACTCACATCTTTTCTGCCGGACTCTTCACCTTCAAGCCATTAAAGCAGCCAATCCTATGTGACCAAAAACCAAGCATTCAAAATCCCAAGCAACTCTTTTACAGGAAAGTAGTCTCACTTTCTCCAACAAATTATTTAGGATATCCATCACCTTCGAGTCAGGATCCAATAGTCCCGGATCTTCTTCCCACACATCGTAACTATCTTCCCCCTCTTCCAAGACTGCCCGAGCTTCCACATTTGCCACAACTCCCTCCTCTTCCAAGACTGCCCGAGCTTCCACCATTGCCACAACTTCCCCCTCTTCTAGGACTTCCATTTCCACCCAAACCAGGAAAGACtataaaatcaaaatcttcTGAATACTTAAAGAAAAGTCAGTTACAAGATCAAAAGGTAGCCCAACCGGACCTTTTCTTTCCCCGACTTCTTCCATCAAATCCATTTAAGCCATCTCTACTTATCCCGAAGCCATTCCAGccatcaccaccaccatcgATTCCTTTTCCACCAATACCAGGTTTTAGTACTCCATCGCCACCTCCACAATCTCAGCCATttcctttccctccattttctccagTCCCAACTTCCCCTCGCATTCCTGGCATTCCGCCTGCTTCTTCTTCAAAGCCAGCTTCTCCTTGA